From Coffea arabica cultivar ET-39 chromosome 2e, Coffea Arabica ET-39 HiFi, whole genome shotgun sequence, the proteins below share one genomic window:
- the LOC113731026 gene encoding probable pre-mRNA-splicing factor ATP-dependent RNA helicase DEAH9 isoform X1, with the protein MSQFWKPGTERPRLIDDEEGGVLFYSTSALSSSSSGYGFASVEKQRQRLPVYKYRTAILYLVETHATAIIVGETGSGKTTQIPQFLKEAGWAEGGRIIACTQPRRLAVQSVASRVAEEMGVKLGEEVGYTIRFEDVTNTDLTRIKFLTDGVLLREMMDDPLLSKYSVIMVDEAHERSLSTDILLGLLKKIQRRRPELRLIISSATIEAKKISSFFSPSKRRQALQTEDHGPNAEPAILSVEGRGFNVEIFYVEDPVPDYLQAAVSTVLSIHDQEAMGDILMFLTGQDDIDAAVQLLSEESRNGRNQAGLIILPLYSGLPRADQDLVFSPTPRGKRKVVISTNIAETSLTLEGIVYVVDSGFSKQRFYNPITDIESLIVAPISKASARQRAGRAGRVRPGKCYRLYTEQYFLKEMSAEGIPEIQRSNLVSSVIQLKALGIDNILGFDWLASPSSEAMIRALEVLYSLGVLDSDAKLTSPDGFQVAEIPLDPMISKTILASNQYGCSEEVITIAALLSMQSIWISARGTEKELDEVKLRFAAAEGDHVTFLNVYKGFIQSNKSSKWCHKNFINYNAMKRALEVREQLRRIAQRLGIVLKSCEGDIQVVRKAITAGFFANACRLEPYSYNGTYKTVRTSQEVYIHPSSVLFRVNPKWVIYNSLVSTDRQYMRNVISIDPSWLREAAPHFYQHQQPKPIAH; encoded by the exons ATGTCACAGTTCTGGAAACCGGGAACGGAGAGGCCTCGCCTCATCGACGACGAAGAAGGCGGTGTTCTTTTCTATTCCACATCCGCCCTATCTTCCTCCTCCTCTGG ATACGGCTTTGCGAGTGTAGAGAAACAGAGGCAGAGGCTACCAGTGTACAAGTACAGAACCGCTATTCTTTATTTAGTGGAGACTCATGCCACCGCCATTATTGTTGGGGAAACTGGTAGTGGTAAGACCACTCAGATTCCTCAG TTCTTGAAAGAAGCTGGTTGGGCAGAAGGGGGGCGCATTATAGCTTGTACTCAACCAAGAAGACTTGCTGTACAG TCAGTGGCATCAAGAGTCGCTGAAGAGATGGGTGTCAAACTTGGTGAAGAAGTTGGTTATACAATTCGGTTTGAGGATGTCACAAATACT GACTTAACAAGGATCAAGTTTCTTACAGATGGAGTATTGCTGAGAGAAATGATGGATGATCCTCTCTTGAGCAAGTATAG TGTCATAATGGTTGATGAAGCTCATGAAAGATCTCTTTCAACTGACATTTTATTAGGTCTCTTAAAGAAG ATTCAACGACGCCGGCCAGAACTGCGTCTTATCATATCATCAGCAACTATTGAAGCAAAAAAGAtatcttcttttttctctcccAG TAAAAGGCGTCAAGCGCTACAGACTGAGGACCATGGACCAAATGCAGAACCTGCCATCCTGTCAGTTGAG GGAAGAGGATTTAATGTGGAAATCTTCTATGTTGAGGATCCTGTTCCGGATTATCTTCAGGCGGCTGTTTCGACAGTGTTGTCAATTCATGATCAG GAGGCGATGGGTGATATCCTCATGTTCCTCACGGGTCAAGATGATATTGATGCTGCGGTACAGTTGCTTTCAGAGGAATCTCGAAATGGTCGAAATCAAG CAGGATTGATAATATTGCCTCTCTATTCAGGATTGCCACGGGCGGACCAG GATCTTGTGTTTTCTCCAACTCCCAGAGGAAAGAGAAAGGTGGTGATATCAACAAACATTGCAGAGACATCATTGACTTTGGAG gGTATTGTGTATGTTGTTGACAGTGGATTCTCAAAGCAACGGTTCTACAACCCG ATTACGGATATTGAGAGTCTCATAGTGGCACCCATATCCAAGGCATCTGCTCGACAAAGGGCTGGTAGAGCTGGAAGAGTTCGACCAGGAAAGTGCTACAG GCTCTACACAGAACAATACTTCCTCAAAGAGATGTCTGCTGAGGGCATTCCAGAGATCCAGAGATCAAATCTTGTGTCCTCAGTGATTCAG TTAAAGGCTTTAGGGATAGATAATATTTTGGGTTTTGATTGGCTGGCATCTCCATCATCCGAGGCCATGATTAGAGCACTAGAAGTACTATATTCTCTTGGTGTCCTTGACAGTGATGCCAAATTAACCTCGCCTGATGGATTTCAAGTTGCAGAGATTCCTTTG GACCCAATGATCTCAAAGACGATCTTAGCTTCTAACCAGTATGGTTGTTCTGAGGAAGTCATTACAATTGCTGCACTTCTGTCCATGCAG TCAATCTGGATTTCTGCTAGGGGAACTGAAAAAGAACTGGATGAAGTCAAGTTGAGATTTGCTGCTGCTGAG GGAGATCATGTGACCTTCTTGAATGTCTACAAAGGATTTATTCAGTCTAATAAATCATCAAAGTGGTGCCACAAGAACTTCATAAATTACAATGCCATG AAAAGGGCTTTGGAAGTTAGAGAGCAACTCAGAAGAATTGCTCAGAGGCTAGGCATAGTTTTAAAATCTTGTGAGGGTGACATACAG GTTGTAAGAAAGGCAATCACTGCTGGATTTTTTGCCAATGCCTGTCGCTTAGAA CCATACAGCTATAATGGGACGTACAAGACTGTGAGAACTTCTCAAGAAGTGTATATCCACCCTTCATCTGTATTATTCAG AGTTAATCCGAAGTGGGTTATATACAATTCACTTGTTTCAACTGATCGCCAATACATGCGGAATGTCATCTCCATAGATCCTTCTTGGCTCAGGGAGGCAGCTCCCCACTTCTATCAGCATCAGCAACCAAAACCCATAGCTCATTGA
- the LOC113731026 gene encoding probable pre-mRNA-splicing factor ATP-dependent RNA helicase DEAH9 isoform X2 produces MSQFWKPGTERPRLIDDEEGGVLFYSTSALSSSSSGYGFASVEKQRQRLPVYKYRTAILYLVETHATAIIVGETGSGKTTQIPQFLKEAGWAEGGRIIACTQPRRLAVQSVASRVAEEMGVKLGEEVGYTIRFEDVTNTDLTRIKFLTDGVLLREMMDDPLLSKYSVIMVDEAHERSLSTDILLGLLKKIQRRRPELRLIISSATIEAKKISSFFSPSKRRQALQTEDHGPNAEPAILSVEGRGFNVEIFYVEDPVPDYLQAAVSTVLSIHDQEAMGDILMFLTGQDDIDAAVQLLSEESRNGRNQGLIILPLYSGLPRADQDLVFSPTPRGKRKVVISTNIAETSLTLEGIVYVVDSGFSKQRFYNPITDIESLIVAPISKASARQRAGRAGRVRPGKCYRLYTEQYFLKEMSAEGIPEIQRSNLVSSVIQLKALGIDNILGFDWLASPSSEAMIRALEVLYSLGVLDSDAKLTSPDGFQVAEIPLDPMISKTILASNQYGCSEEVITIAALLSMQSIWISARGTEKELDEVKLRFAAAEGDHVTFLNVYKGFIQSNKSSKWCHKNFINYNAMKRALEVREQLRRIAQRLGIVLKSCEGDIQVVRKAITAGFFANACRLEPYSYNGTYKTVRTSQEVYIHPSSVLFRVNPKWVIYNSLVSTDRQYMRNVISIDPSWLREAAPHFYQHQQPKPIAH; encoded by the exons ATGTCACAGTTCTGGAAACCGGGAACGGAGAGGCCTCGCCTCATCGACGACGAAGAAGGCGGTGTTCTTTTCTATTCCACATCCGCCCTATCTTCCTCCTCCTCTGG ATACGGCTTTGCGAGTGTAGAGAAACAGAGGCAGAGGCTACCAGTGTACAAGTACAGAACCGCTATTCTTTATTTAGTGGAGACTCATGCCACCGCCATTATTGTTGGGGAAACTGGTAGTGGTAAGACCACTCAGATTCCTCAG TTCTTGAAAGAAGCTGGTTGGGCAGAAGGGGGGCGCATTATAGCTTGTACTCAACCAAGAAGACTTGCTGTACAG TCAGTGGCATCAAGAGTCGCTGAAGAGATGGGTGTCAAACTTGGTGAAGAAGTTGGTTATACAATTCGGTTTGAGGATGTCACAAATACT GACTTAACAAGGATCAAGTTTCTTACAGATGGAGTATTGCTGAGAGAAATGATGGATGATCCTCTCTTGAGCAAGTATAG TGTCATAATGGTTGATGAAGCTCATGAAAGATCTCTTTCAACTGACATTTTATTAGGTCTCTTAAAGAAG ATTCAACGACGCCGGCCAGAACTGCGTCTTATCATATCATCAGCAACTATTGAAGCAAAAAAGAtatcttcttttttctctcccAG TAAAAGGCGTCAAGCGCTACAGACTGAGGACCATGGACCAAATGCAGAACCTGCCATCCTGTCAGTTGAG GGAAGAGGATTTAATGTGGAAATCTTCTATGTTGAGGATCCTGTTCCGGATTATCTTCAGGCGGCTGTTTCGACAGTGTTGTCAATTCATGATCAG GAGGCGATGGGTGATATCCTCATGTTCCTCACGGGTCAAGATGATATTGATGCTGCGGTACAGTTGCTTTCAGAGGAATCTCGAAATGGTCGAAATCAAG GATTGATAATATTGCCTCTCTATTCAGGATTGCCACGGGCGGACCAG GATCTTGTGTTTTCTCCAACTCCCAGAGGAAAGAGAAAGGTGGTGATATCAACAAACATTGCAGAGACATCATTGACTTTGGAG gGTATTGTGTATGTTGTTGACAGTGGATTCTCAAAGCAACGGTTCTACAACCCG ATTACGGATATTGAGAGTCTCATAGTGGCACCCATATCCAAGGCATCTGCTCGACAAAGGGCTGGTAGAGCTGGAAGAGTTCGACCAGGAAAGTGCTACAG GCTCTACACAGAACAATACTTCCTCAAAGAGATGTCTGCTGAGGGCATTCCAGAGATCCAGAGATCAAATCTTGTGTCCTCAGTGATTCAG TTAAAGGCTTTAGGGATAGATAATATTTTGGGTTTTGATTGGCTGGCATCTCCATCATCCGAGGCCATGATTAGAGCACTAGAAGTACTATATTCTCTTGGTGTCCTTGACAGTGATGCCAAATTAACCTCGCCTGATGGATTTCAAGTTGCAGAGATTCCTTTG GACCCAATGATCTCAAAGACGATCTTAGCTTCTAACCAGTATGGTTGTTCTGAGGAAGTCATTACAATTGCTGCACTTCTGTCCATGCAG TCAATCTGGATTTCTGCTAGGGGAACTGAAAAAGAACTGGATGAAGTCAAGTTGAGATTTGCTGCTGCTGAG GGAGATCATGTGACCTTCTTGAATGTCTACAAAGGATTTATTCAGTCTAATAAATCATCAAAGTGGTGCCACAAGAACTTCATAAATTACAATGCCATG AAAAGGGCTTTGGAAGTTAGAGAGCAACTCAGAAGAATTGCTCAGAGGCTAGGCATAGTTTTAAAATCTTGTGAGGGTGACATACAG GTTGTAAGAAAGGCAATCACTGCTGGATTTTTTGCCAATGCCTGTCGCTTAGAA CCATACAGCTATAATGGGACGTACAAGACTGTGAGAACTTCTCAAGAAGTGTATATCCACCCTTCATCTGTATTATTCAG AGTTAATCCGAAGTGGGTTATATACAATTCACTTGTTTCAACTGATCGCCAATACATGCGGAATGTCATCTCCATAGATCCTTCTTGGCTCAGGGAGGCAGCTCCCCACTTCTATCAGCATCAGCAACCAAAACCCATAGCTCATTGA
- the LOC113731026 gene encoding probable pre-mRNA-splicing factor ATP-dependent RNA helicase DEAH9 isoform X3 → MSQFWKPGTERPRLIDDEEGGVLFYSTSALSSSSSGYGFASVEKQRQRLPVYKYRTAILYLVETHATAIIVGETGSGKTTQIPQFLKEAGWAEGGRIIACTQPRRLAVQSVASRVAEEMGVKLGEEVGYTIRFEDVTNTDLTRIKFLTDGVLLREMMDDPLLSKYSVIMVDEAHERSLSTDILLGLLKKIQRRRPELRLIISSATIEAKKISSFFSPSKRRQALQTEDHGPNAEPAILSVEGRGFNVEIFYVEDPVPDYLQAAVSTVLSIHDQEAMGDILMFLTGQDDIDAAVQLLSEESRNGRNQGLPRADQDLVFSPTPRGKRKVVISTNIAETSLTLEGIVYVVDSGFSKQRFYNPITDIESLIVAPISKASARQRAGRAGRVRPGKCYRLYTEQYFLKEMSAEGIPEIQRSNLVSSVIQLKALGIDNILGFDWLASPSSEAMIRALEVLYSLGVLDSDAKLTSPDGFQVAEIPLDPMISKTILASNQYGCSEEVITIAALLSMQSIWISARGTEKELDEVKLRFAAAEGDHVTFLNVYKGFIQSNKSSKWCHKNFINYNAMKRALEVREQLRRIAQRLGIVLKSCEGDIQVVRKAITAGFFANACRLEPYSYNGTYKTVRTSQEVYIHPSSVLFRVNPKWVIYNSLVSTDRQYMRNVISIDPSWLREAAPHFYQHQQPKPIAH, encoded by the exons ATGTCACAGTTCTGGAAACCGGGAACGGAGAGGCCTCGCCTCATCGACGACGAAGAAGGCGGTGTTCTTTTCTATTCCACATCCGCCCTATCTTCCTCCTCCTCTGG ATACGGCTTTGCGAGTGTAGAGAAACAGAGGCAGAGGCTACCAGTGTACAAGTACAGAACCGCTATTCTTTATTTAGTGGAGACTCATGCCACCGCCATTATTGTTGGGGAAACTGGTAGTGGTAAGACCACTCAGATTCCTCAG TTCTTGAAAGAAGCTGGTTGGGCAGAAGGGGGGCGCATTATAGCTTGTACTCAACCAAGAAGACTTGCTGTACAG TCAGTGGCATCAAGAGTCGCTGAAGAGATGGGTGTCAAACTTGGTGAAGAAGTTGGTTATACAATTCGGTTTGAGGATGTCACAAATACT GACTTAACAAGGATCAAGTTTCTTACAGATGGAGTATTGCTGAGAGAAATGATGGATGATCCTCTCTTGAGCAAGTATAG TGTCATAATGGTTGATGAAGCTCATGAAAGATCTCTTTCAACTGACATTTTATTAGGTCTCTTAAAGAAG ATTCAACGACGCCGGCCAGAACTGCGTCTTATCATATCATCAGCAACTATTGAAGCAAAAAAGAtatcttcttttttctctcccAG TAAAAGGCGTCAAGCGCTACAGACTGAGGACCATGGACCAAATGCAGAACCTGCCATCCTGTCAGTTGAG GGAAGAGGATTTAATGTGGAAATCTTCTATGTTGAGGATCCTGTTCCGGATTATCTTCAGGCGGCTGTTTCGACAGTGTTGTCAATTCATGATCAG GAGGCGATGGGTGATATCCTCATGTTCCTCACGGGTCAAGATGATATTGATGCTGCGGTACAGTTGCTTTCAGAGGAATCTCGAAATGGTCGAAATCAAG GATTGCCACGGGCGGACCAG GATCTTGTGTTTTCTCCAACTCCCAGAGGAAAGAGAAAGGTGGTGATATCAACAAACATTGCAGAGACATCATTGACTTTGGAG gGTATTGTGTATGTTGTTGACAGTGGATTCTCAAAGCAACGGTTCTACAACCCG ATTACGGATATTGAGAGTCTCATAGTGGCACCCATATCCAAGGCATCTGCTCGACAAAGGGCTGGTAGAGCTGGAAGAGTTCGACCAGGAAAGTGCTACAG GCTCTACACAGAACAATACTTCCTCAAAGAGATGTCTGCTGAGGGCATTCCAGAGATCCAGAGATCAAATCTTGTGTCCTCAGTGATTCAG TTAAAGGCTTTAGGGATAGATAATATTTTGGGTTTTGATTGGCTGGCATCTCCATCATCCGAGGCCATGATTAGAGCACTAGAAGTACTATATTCTCTTGGTGTCCTTGACAGTGATGCCAAATTAACCTCGCCTGATGGATTTCAAGTTGCAGAGATTCCTTTG GACCCAATGATCTCAAAGACGATCTTAGCTTCTAACCAGTATGGTTGTTCTGAGGAAGTCATTACAATTGCTGCACTTCTGTCCATGCAG TCAATCTGGATTTCTGCTAGGGGAACTGAAAAAGAACTGGATGAAGTCAAGTTGAGATTTGCTGCTGCTGAG GGAGATCATGTGACCTTCTTGAATGTCTACAAAGGATTTATTCAGTCTAATAAATCATCAAAGTGGTGCCACAAGAACTTCATAAATTACAATGCCATG AAAAGGGCTTTGGAAGTTAGAGAGCAACTCAGAAGAATTGCTCAGAGGCTAGGCATAGTTTTAAAATCTTGTGAGGGTGACATACAG GTTGTAAGAAAGGCAATCACTGCTGGATTTTTTGCCAATGCCTGTCGCTTAGAA CCATACAGCTATAATGGGACGTACAAGACTGTGAGAACTTCTCAAGAAGTGTATATCCACCCTTCATCTGTATTATTCAG AGTTAATCCGAAGTGGGTTATATACAATTCACTTGTTTCAACTGATCGCCAATACATGCGGAATGTCATCTCCATAGATCCTTCTTGGCTCAGGGAGGCAGCTCCCCACTTCTATCAGCATCAGCAACCAAAACCCATAGCTCATTGA
- the LOC113731026 gene encoding probable pre-mRNA-splicing factor ATP-dependent RNA helicase DEAH9 isoform X4 gives MSQFWKPGTERPRLIDDEEGGVLFYSTSALSSSSSGYGFASVEKQRQRLPVYKYRTAILYLVETHATAIIVGETGSGKTTQIPQFLKEAGWAEGGRIIACTQPRRLAVQSVASRVAEEMGVKLGEEVGYTIRFEDVTNTDLTRIKFLTDGVLLREMMDDPLLSKYSVIMVDEAHERSLSTDILLGLLKKIQRRRPELRLIISSATIEAKKISSFFSPSKRRQALQTEDHGPNAEPAILSVEGRGFNVEIFYVEDPVPDYLQAAVSTVLSIHDQEAMGDILMFLTGQDDIDAAVQLLSEESRNGRNQAGLIILPLYSGLPRADQDLVFSPTPRGKRKVVISTNIAETSLTLEGIVYVVDSGFSKQRFYNPITDIESLIVAPISKASARQRAGRAGRVRPGKCYRLYTEQYFLKEMSAEGIPEIQRSNLVSSVIQLKALGIDNILGFDWLASPSSEAMIRALEVLYSLGVLDSDAKLTSPDGFQVAEIPLDPMISKTILASNQYGCSEEVITIAALLSMQSIWISARGTEKELDEVKLRFAAAEGDHVTFLNVYKGFIQSNKSSKWCHKNFINYNAMVNLSI, from the exons ATGTCACAGTTCTGGAAACCGGGAACGGAGAGGCCTCGCCTCATCGACGACGAAGAAGGCGGTGTTCTTTTCTATTCCACATCCGCCCTATCTTCCTCCTCCTCTGG ATACGGCTTTGCGAGTGTAGAGAAACAGAGGCAGAGGCTACCAGTGTACAAGTACAGAACCGCTATTCTTTATTTAGTGGAGACTCATGCCACCGCCATTATTGTTGGGGAAACTGGTAGTGGTAAGACCACTCAGATTCCTCAG TTCTTGAAAGAAGCTGGTTGGGCAGAAGGGGGGCGCATTATAGCTTGTACTCAACCAAGAAGACTTGCTGTACAG TCAGTGGCATCAAGAGTCGCTGAAGAGATGGGTGTCAAACTTGGTGAAGAAGTTGGTTATACAATTCGGTTTGAGGATGTCACAAATACT GACTTAACAAGGATCAAGTTTCTTACAGATGGAGTATTGCTGAGAGAAATGATGGATGATCCTCTCTTGAGCAAGTATAG TGTCATAATGGTTGATGAAGCTCATGAAAGATCTCTTTCAACTGACATTTTATTAGGTCTCTTAAAGAAG ATTCAACGACGCCGGCCAGAACTGCGTCTTATCATATCATCAGCAACTATTGAAGCAAAAAAGAtatcttcttttttctctcccAG TAAAAGGCGTCAAGCGCTACAGACTGAGGACCATGGACCAAATGCAGAACCTGCCATCCTGTCAGTTGAG GGAAGAGGATTTAATGTGGAAATCTTCTATGTTGAGGATCCTGTTCCGGATTATCTTCAGGCGGCTGTTTCGACAGTGTTGTCAATTCATGATCAG GAGGCGATGGGTGATATCCTCATGTTCCTCACGGGTCAAGATGATATTGATGCTGCGGTACAGTTGCTTTCAGAGGAATCTCGAAATGGTCGAAATCAAG CAGGATTGATAATATTGCCTCTCTATTCAGGATTGCCACGGGCGGACCAG GATCTTGTGTTTTCTCCAACTCCCAGAGGAAAGAGAAAGGTGGTGATATCAACAAACATTGCAGAGACATCATTGACTTTGGAG gGTATTGTGTATGTTGTTGACAGTGGATTCTCAAAGCAACGGTTCTACAACCCG ATTACGGATATTGAGAGTCTCATAGTGGCACCCATATCCAAGGCATCTGCTCGACAAAGGGCTGGTAGAGCTGGAAGAGTTCGACCAGGAAAGTGCTACAG GCTCTACACAGAACAATACTTCCTCAAAGAGATGTCTGCTGAGGGCATTCCAGAGATCCAGAGATCAAATCTTGTGTCCTCAGTGATTCAG TTAAAGGCTTTAGGGATAGATAATATTTTGGGTTTTGATTGGCTGGCATCTCCATCATCCGAGGCCATGATTAGAGCACTAGAAGTACTATATTCTCTTGGTGTCCTTGACAGTGATGCCAAATTAACCTCGCCTGATGGATTTCAAGTTGCAGAGATTCCTTTG GACCCAATGATCTCAAAGACGATCTTAGCTTCTAACCAGTATGGTTGTTCTGAGGAAGTCATTACAATTGCTGCACTTCTGTCCATGCAG TCAATCTGGATTTCTGCTAGGGGAACTGAAAAAGAACTGGATGAAGTCAAGTTGAGATTTGCTGCTGCTGAG GGAGATCATGTGACCTTCTTGAATGTCTACAAAGGATTTATTCAGTCTAATAAATCATCAAAGTGGTGCCACAAGAACTTCATAAATTACAATGCCATGGTAAACTTGTCAATCTAA